A stretch of DNA from Microlunatus sp. Gsoil 973:
CGTCCCCGCGGGAACATCACCGGTCCATCCCGCGGACACACCGGAAGGCGTCGTGCCGGACGCGGGCGAGCCGGACGGTGCCGTACCGATTGATGCCGAACCCGACGAACCGGACGGACCTGACGCGGAGGCGCCACCCCTGTCGGGCGTCGCCGGACCGGACGGTCGGTTTCCCCGGCCGGCCGAGCCGCCGGCACTCGGATCGACCATCGTTTCGATCTTGAGGTCCGCACCGATCACCGTGATCAGCGCTTCCCGGAGGACGTCCTCGCTACCACCGCGGCCGAAGCTGTCCCGGGCACCGGCATTGGGCATCGCCAGCACCAGCGTGCCGTTGGTCAGATCAGCCAGGTGGGCGTTCTGGCTGAGCAGGATCCAGGTGAACCGGCGGCGGTCCTTGACCTCTTCCAGAACGTCCGGCCAAAGCCGGCGCAGATCGGTGATGGTGAAGCCCTGTGCGGCCGGCGGGGAGGCCTGCTGGGGAGGTGCCTGACCCGGTGGTGGCTGCTGCGGTGCAGCCTGCGGCTCCTGGCCGGACGGTGACACAGCGTCGTCGGACCGTGCCGGTTCGGGCGGTGTCTGGGACGCCACGTTGCCCGGCGTCGCCGGTGTCGGCCAGTCCTCGGCAGCAGGTTCGCGGGATGGGGCGGAAGCCGGTTGCTGACCGGTGGCGGACTGCGGAGCGGCCGGCTCCGGGGTGTGCCCGGCCGGCTGTTCAGCCGGTTCGCCGCTGCCGGTTGCAGGCTGCGCGGTCTGGGGTTGGGCCGGAGCTGCAGTCGGTGCGGCGGCACCGGTCATGCCGATCCTGCGTTCCAGCCGGTCCAGCCGGGCATGCACACCGCGGTCGTCGAGATCGGTCCCCGGCAGCAGTACCCGGGCGCACATCAGCTCCAGATGCAGCCGAGGCGCCGTCGTCCCGCGCATCTCGGTCAACCCTGCGGCGATCACCTCACCGGCTCGGGTGAGCTCGCCGGCGCCGAGCGCCGCGGCCTGGCTGCTGAGCCGCTCGGCCTGGTCGTCGGCGACGTCGACGAGCCCGGAGGTGAGGGCGTCCGGCACCGCGGCGACGATGACCAGGTCGCGGATGCGGCGGAGCAGGTCCTCGGCGAACCGCCTGGGGTCCTGGCCGACCTCGATGACCTTGTCCACACACCGGAAGACGCCGCCGGAGTCGCCGGCCGCGAACGCGTCCAGCATCTCGTCCAGCAGCGAGTCGGGGGTGTAGCCGAGCAGCGCCGCCCCCTGCGCATAGGAGACGCCACGCTCCGATGCGCCGCCGAGAAGTTGATCAAGGACGGACAGCGAGTCCCGCACCGATCCTGCGCCGGCCCGCACCACCAGAGGCAGCACGCCGTTCTCCACCTCGATCCCCTCGGCGGAACAGAGCTTGGCGAGGTAGTCGGTGAGCACTCGGGGCGGCACCAGCCGGAACGGATAGTGATGGGTCCGAGAACGGATGGTCCCGATCACCTTGTCCGGCTCGGTCGTGGCGAAGATGAACTTGACGTGCGGCGGCGGTTCCTCCACGAGCTTCAGCAACGCGTTGAAGCCGGCCGTGGTGACCATGTGGGCCTCGTCGACGATGTAGATCTTGTAGCGGCTGCTCACCGGCGCGAAGAAGGCGCGTTCCCGAAGATCACGGGCGTCGTCGACGCCGCCGTGGCTGGCGGCGTCGATCTCGATCACGTCGATGCTGCCTGGTCCGCCGGTGGCCAGGTCCCGACAGGACCGGCACTCGCCGCAGGGCTCCGCGACCGGCGCCTTCTCACAGTTGAGGGCGCGGGCCAGGATTCGCGCCGAGGTCGTCTTGCCGCAGCCGCGCGGGCCGGAGAACAGGTACGCGTGGTTGACTCGGTTGTTGACCAGCGCCCGCTGCAGCGGCTCGGTGACATGCTCCTGGCCGATGACGTCGGCGAAGGTGTCCGGACGATAGCGGCGGTACAGCGCCAGGGGTGGCGCAACCGCCGGCGCCGGCGCGGAGTCGAAGAGCGCGTCGGCGCCCGCGGCAGCCATCGCCTCCGCGCCTCCGCCGAGATCGGCATCAGGGGCGGCGGCTGTCCCACCGATCACCTCGCCGATCGGGCCATCGCTCTCATCCTGCACGGCTGCCACCCTAATGGCCTTTCTGCTGCCTCTTCCATCGTCCGGATTCCGTCCTATCAGCCGCCTGGGACAGTGGGCGGCTGATTGATCCGCGGCGACCGTCGCGGTGAGAAGGCTGGCATCATGCGTCTGTGGACAATCCGATCAGCTGGATCCTGTTCGACGCCGACGGCGTCCTGCAAGGGAGCCCGGACGGATGGCGCCAGACCCTCAGCGGACTGCTCGGCGACGATCCCGATGCGACCATGGAGGAACTCTTCACCCTGGAGGAGAGGCGGGCTCTCACCGGCGGCGACTTCCGGGACCTGGTCGTCTCCGTCCTGCGCCGCCATGGGATCGGCAGCGATCCGGAGCGCGTGCTGGACTGCTGGCGGCTGCTCGTGGTCGACCCGTCGATGACCGAAAGGATTCGCCGGTTGCGGAGCAGCGGCGTCCGGTGCGGCCTGGCCAGCAACCAGCAGAACGTCCGGATCGATCACATGCGTTCGATGCCTGAGTACGTCGGCCTGTTCGACGCCCAGTTCTACTCGGCGGAGCTGGGACTGGCCAAGCCGGACCCTGCGTTCTTCACCGAGATCGTCCGCCGGCTGGCTGTCGCGCCGGAGGGGGTCCTGTTCGTCGACGACAAGCAGGACAATGTTGCCGGTGCCCGGGAGGCCGGACTGCAGGCCGAGGTCTTCGCCTTCGACGGCGGGGCGGCCGAACTCGACCGGATCCTCGACTGCCACGGCGTCGTGGTGCCGGCCTGACCGGCCGCCTGCCGGCACGTCCAGAGGCAGAAGGAGCCCCCCGCGTACCCGAAAGAGCTCGCTTACCCTTGCTGCCTTCCGACCCTGGGGGAGTTAGGCAAGATATCGCCACGCGGGGGACCGACAGCCGAGTGTACGCGATCGGCTGGCCGGTTCCCAGCCGGAAGTCTGTGACCATCGGTTATCGACCTGACGGTTGCACCGGCCGGTGACGATAATGGGGTCCGTGAGTGGTGGTTACCCCGTTCCCCAGCGCATCGGCGACGCCGAACGGGACAGGGCTGTGCAGTTCCTGCAGGAACATCATTCCCAGGGCCGGCTCGACCCAACGGAGTTCGACGAGCGGATGACCGCCGCTCTCCGCGCCAAGACGCAGGCAGACCTGGACCGCCTGTTCACCGACCTGCCCTCGCCCACGCCGCGGTCGCCGGGATCCGACGTTGCCCCGCTCGCCGGACAGCCGCCCGCCAGTCAGCCGTCCGCGCCGGCGTCGGTGGTGCCCAAGCGCCTCTGGGGCGCGATCGACATCGTGGTCGGCGCGATCTGGCCGATCACACTGCTCGTGCTGTTCGCCCTGCACTGGGACCCCTGGTACCTGATCTTCGTTCCCATCATCGTCAGCTCCATCTGGGGCCGGCGGAAAGCACAGGAGCGGGCAGACCACGAGCGGATCGAGCGGGCCAACCGGCATCAGCTGGGGCACGAAGGCATGCATGGTGGTGACGGAGCCGAGGACGACGGCACTGACCCTGGCAGACCCCGAAACTCCCCTGACCGGTGACAATCGCCATGGCCAGACGACCCCTTCAGGCCTGACACTGGATCCGTGGGTTCCTCATCTCCGACACCGGGCGCCGTACGCATCGGCGATCGCGAACGCGACCAGGCGACCGAATGCCTGCGCGAACACATGGCTGCGGGCCGACTCGACGCGACGGAATTCGACCAGCGCATCGAGGCAGCACTGACCGCCCGCTACGCCGAGGAGTTGCAGCCGCTCTTCGTCGACCTGCCGGCGCCTCGACCCGATCTTCCGACGGTCCGGCGCGAACCGACGGCCGGGCCGACCGCGCAGAAACTCGTCGCTGAACCCAAGCCCACCGCCCAGCAGCCGTCTGCGTACAGAGGCCTACGAGCTGCCACGGCGATCATGTGGGCCGTCGTGATCATCGCCTGTGTCGCCAGCCATTGGCAGCTGTGGTGGCTGCTGTTCATTCCGGTGTTGATGGGAGGCGGCTGCGGCGGGCAGCGCCATCACGAGCTTCGTCAGCAGCGCCGGATGGCTGCCCGGCAGATCCGCTGGGACGACCACCGCCAGCGGTTCGACGCGCGGATGCGCCGGCTCGATCACCGGCACTGGTGAGACTCGCTGGCTGACCTGGTGTCGATTCGCGCCCACCCGCGGTGGACCTGTAACCTCCTCCTGCCGGGAGGATTCGCCTAGAGGCCTATGGCGCTCGCTTGGAAAGCGGGTTGGGTTCACGCCCTCGCGGGTTCGAATCCCGCATCCTCCGCCACGAAGACCGCACCAGCGATGCCGGCCGGTGGCCGCCGGACTGGGATTCAGCTGGTCCCGCTGGGATGAAAAGTTCGGCCGCTTTCAGCTGTCTGGCCCGGGCTGAGCCGCTTGATCGATTCGGCCCGACTGGTCGACCTGCGGAGTGCCCAGAACGCCCGACGTCTCCTCCTTGAACTCCTTGATCGCCCGGCCGGCGCTCTTTCCGAGCCCGGCCAGTCGGGTCCCGCCGAACAGCAGCAGTGCCACCACAACGATCATCCCCACTGCCCAGGGGCTGTCGATCATCAGCGCAGTCATGCGCCGAGCCTAGGCCGCCGACCAGGATCGGAAAGCCGTCATGTTCGGTCGCTCGCCGGTCCCCCGGCCGTCCCTCTCAGGATCGGCACGCAGTCTGTGGTGGGACTGAGCCCTGCTCGCCACGGAGCAGGCGTAGATCACGTTCCGGGTGAGGGCCGACTACCAGTCCTCAACGCCGAAGAGCCGACGACCCAACTGGCCCATGGCTGCGAGTTGATCACTGTCGTACTTGCCCGGCTCGGGCTTGGCGCCTTCGCCCCAGCTCTGGTCCTCGCGCACCCAGCGGACGAAGTACGCCACCCGCGCGGTCGGATTGCGGTTGTGGGAAGCGCCGTGCGGCATCAGATGGTGCAGCATCGCGAAGTCGCCGGCCTGACCCGTGATCTCGACACTCTCCAGGTGCTTGATCTGCTTCCAGTTCTGATGCAGGTGGCGGCCACCACCGCCGGCAGCACGCGCCTCAGCCTCCACGATCTTGTGCCCGCCAGGGACCACGTGGATGCCGCCCCCATTGGGTTCGACGTCGGTGAGGTAGTAACAACCGCCGACCTGGAGCTCCCGCTGCTCGAAGGTGAAATCGTCGGCGCTGGTCGGCACCGACGCATCGAGATGGAGTGTCTGGCTCAACGGCTGATCGGCATGGAGGTCGTTGCGGATGGTGATGCCGATCGATCCATCCATCACTCGCAATGCAGTCGACCCGAGCAGTTGGCAGGCGGCGCCGTACAACTTCTCGTTGGTCATCAGCGGCAGCAGGTCGGGCGTGTCGAATGTCTGGACATTCGGTCCGGCCATCGGCTTGATCCGGCCGTCGGCGACGTGCCAGACCGGCGGGATCTCAAGAGTCGGAGGCAGCATCGACAAGATCGACTGCCGGTACGCCTGCGTCTCCTCGGGCGACAACGCGCCCCTGATGATCACGTATCCTTGTTCATCGAACTCGGCCAGTTGCTCATCGGTCAGCACGGGATGTGCCGTCAACGCTGAGGTCATGGCCTCGACGGTATCGACAGCGGTGACCCGCCGACAAGGGTCCGGCCGACAATCCCCTCAGTCGGCCCGAATCGGCCTACCGTCGGGACGAACCCTTCTCCAGAAGGACCCGTCGGGCATCGGCTCGGACTGCGCCCCGGACGCAGAACGGCCAGACGATCGGGATGATGATCACCGAGCAGAGCATCCACCAGAGCATCGTCGGCAGGCCGAGCTTCCGTGATCTCCGTACTTGTGACCGCCCGGGCCCATGATCATCAGGTTCCCGGGCGTCGAGATCGGAGTCAGCAGCGATGCGCAACCGGCGACCGCGACCGGCAACGATCATGCCGGCTTCGATCACGGCGAGTCAGTCCGCTGAACGCGGCATGCCTGTTCGACGGTCCCGGCCCGCCCCGGCGGCAGGCACTAGACTCCGCAGGAACACCCCGCGGGGTGGGCACAGCTCAGACCATCCGCATCGGACGGAGGCAACGTGGCGATCTCTGGTGGTTCGCTCACTCGTCGGGTCACCGGCCGATCCCGGCGGCTGTTGCTGGTGATCATCGCC
This window harbors:
- a CDS encoding DNA polymerase III subunit gamma and tau; translated protein: MAAAGADALFDSAPAPAVAPPLALYRRYRPDTFADVIGQEHVTEPLQRALVNNRVNHAYLFSGPRGCGKTTSARILARALNCEKAPVAEPCGECRSCRDLATGGPGSIDVIEIDAASHGGVDDARDLRERAFFAPVSSRYKIYIVDEAHMVTTAGFNALLKLVEEPPPHVKFIFATTEPDKVIGTIRSRTHHYPFRLVPPRVLTDYLAKLCSAEGIEVENGVLPLVVRAGAGSVRDSLSVLDQLLGGASERGVSYAQGAALLGYTPDSLLDEMLDAFAAGDSGGVFRCVDKVIEVGQDPRRFAEDLLRRIRDLVIVAAVPDALTSGLVDVADDQAERLSSQAAALGAGELTRAGEVIAAGLTEMRGTTAPRLHLELMCARVLLPGTDLDDRGVHARLDRLERRIGMTGAAAPTAAPAQPQTAQPATGSGEPAEQPAGHTPEPAAPQSATGQQPASAPSREPAAEDWPTPATPGNVASQTPPEPARSDDAVSPSGQEPQAAPQQPPPGQAPPQQASPPAAQGFTITDLRRLWPDVLEEVKDRRRFTWILLSQNAHLADLTNGTLVLAMPNAGARDSFGRGGSEDVLREALITVIGADLKIETMVDPSAGGSAGRGNRPSGPATPDRGGASASGPSGSSGSASIGTAPSGSPASGTTPSGVSAGWTGDVPAGTQAPPTAAPDQSAGRSIPPDPAGSGPAAGPTARPRTGDPADPPPWAVDDPQPRGAAVPPGRMGEPQTDEWEVRDAAAHRDDDVLDDAGISHTELLQQRLGAEIIAEEESGA
- a CDS encoding HAD-IA family hydrolase — protein: MDNPISWILFDADGVLQGSPDGWRQTLSGLLGDDPDATMEELFTLEERRALTGGDFRDLVVSVLRRHGIGSDPERVLDCWRLLVVDPSMTERIRRLRSSGVRCGLASNQQNVRIDHMRSMPEYVGLFDAQFYSAELGLAKPDPAFFTEIVRRLAVAPEGVLFVDDKQDNVAGAREAGLQAEVFAFDGGAAELDRILDCHGVVVPA
- a CDS encoding DUF1707 domain-containing protein, producing the protein MSGGYPVPQRIGDAERDRAVQFLQEHHSQGRLDPTEFDERMTAALRAKTQADLDRLFTDLPSPTPRSPGSDVAPLAGQPPASQPSAPASVVPKRLWGAIDIVVGAIWPITLLVLFALHWDPWYLIFVPIIVSSIWGRRKAQERADHERIERANRHQLGHEGMHGGDGAEDDGTDPGRPRNSPDR
- a CDS encoding DUF1707 domain-containing protein — protein: MGSSSPTPGAVRIGDRERDQATECLREHMAAGRLDATEFDQRIEAALTARYAEELQPLFVDLPAPRPDLPTVRREPTAGPTAQKLVAEPKPTAQQPSAYRGLRAATAIMWAVVIIACVASHWQLWWLLFIPVLMGGGCGGQRHHELRQQRRMAARQIRWDDHRQRFDARMRRLDHRHW
- a CDS encoding twin-arginine translocase TatA/TatE family subunit, with protein sequence MTALMIDSPWAVGMIVVVALLLFGGTRLAGLGKSAGRAIKEFKEETSGVLGTPQVDQSGRIDQAAQPGPDS
- a CDS encoding phytanoyl-CoA dioxygenase family protein; the encoded protein is MTSALTAHPVLTDEQLAEFDEQGYVIIRGALSPEETQAYRQSILSMLPPTLEIPPVWHVADGRIKPMAGPNVQTFDTPDLLPLMTNEKLYGAACQLLGSTALRVMDGSIGITIRNDLHADQPLSQTLHLDASVPTSADDFTFEQRELQVGGCYYLTDVEPNGGGIHVVPGGHKIVEAEARAAGGGGRHLHQNWKQIKHLESVEITGQAGDFAMLHHLMPHGASHNRNPTARVAYFVRWVREDQSWGEGAKPEPGKYDSDQLAAMGQLGRRLFGVEDW